The proteins below come from a single Vicinamibacteria bacterium genomic window:
- a CDS encoding ATP-binding protein, with protein sequence MRRKLFWKLGLTFLSLLLLAFSILYFYTGRVVEEHLLGSSIEKLESFVRLAETRPPDMEDPRALAEWTEWLSLGGARVTVIARDGTVLSDSDEDFHKMENHAGRPEIVEAFRSGRGTSNRYSNTVRRDLVYLAVRYEWGRDPPVVLRIAESVYRIEDAIAEVRRPVGMVSVALLVVVGLASLVFSRLLSARVARLQELSKRVAEGDFTPAPLDGVGDELTELAASMNETAMRLETSIRSMREERNQSATILSSMSEGVAVVGPDERILYLNRAFRRSLGLPIDSWEAYRGVAIAEAIKETELTELVRRAIEQHERAEASITVGGTIPPRQLLARAAPVSEGPPIRKTGAVLVLLDVTEIHRLERVRRDFVANVSHELKTPLTAIQGFAETLLAGAMEDPQHSRKFLEIVRDHAIRIGRLTDDLLKLSHIESGKMEPRIESLDMARLVESLVETSRLKAQPKGIEVHVDLPGAMPPVNADSDWLSEVLQNLLDNAIQYTPPGGTIRVTASTSDDSIRISIADNGIGIPPESRHRIFERFYRVDTARSRAVGGTGLGLSIAKHLIESLGGRIELESELGAGSTFTIVLPKQPHLVPAAG encoded by the coding sequence GTGCGTCGTAAGCTCTTCTGGAAGCTCGGGCTCACTTTCCTCTCGCTCCTGCTCCTCGCTTTTTCGATCCTCTACTTCTACACCGGCCGTGTGGTCGAGGAGCACTTGCTTGGCTCCAGCATCGAGAAGCTCGAGTCCTTCGTGCGCCTCGCCGAGACCCGTCCTCCCGATATGGAGGACCCTCGAGCGCTGGCCGAATGGACGGAGTGGCTCTCCCTGGGTGGGGCCCGGGTCACCGTGATCGCGCGCGATGGAACCGTCCTCTCCGACTCCGACGAGGATTTTCACAAGATGGAGAACCACGCTGGCCGGCCGGAGATCGTCGAGGCGTTTCGCTCGGGGCGGGGGACGTCGAACCGTTACAGCAACACCGTTCGGCGGGACCTCGTCTATCTCGCGGTGCGCTACGAATGGGGTCGCGATCCTCCCGTCGTTCTCCGGATCGCGGAGTCGGTCTATCGCATCGAGGATGCCATCGCCGAGGTGCGCCGTCCGGTGGGGATGGTGTCCGTGGCCCTGCTGGTCGTGGTGGGGTTGGCGTCTCTGGTGTTCTCCCGTCTCCTCTCGGCGAGAGTGGCCCGGCTTCAAGAGCTCTCGAAGCGAGTCGCGGAAGGCGACTTCACTCCGGCGCCGCTGGACGGCGTCGGCGACGAATTGACCGAGCTCGCGGCCTCGATGAACGAGACCGCCATGCGTCTCGAAACTTCGATCCGATCGATGCGGGAGGAACGGAACCAGTCGGCCACGATTCTTTCCAGCATGTCCGAGGGCGTGGCCGTGGTCGGCCCCGACGAGCGCATCCTCTATCTCAACCGTGCGTTCCGGCGTTCGCTGGGGCTTCCGATCGACAGCTGGGAAGCGTACCGTGGCGTCGCGATCGCGGAAGCGATCAAGGAAACGGAGCTCACCGAGCTGGTTCGCAGAGCGATCGAACAGCACGAGCGTGCCGAGGCCTCGATCACGGTCGGTGGAACGATACCCCCGCGGCAGTTGCTGGCGCGCGCGGCTCCGGTTTCCGAAGGTCCACCCATAAGGAAAACTGGGGCGGTTCTCGTGCTTCTCGACGTCACCGAGATCCATCGTCTCGAACGGGTGCGTCGGGACTTCGTGGCCAACGTCTCACACGAGCTCAAGACCCCATTGACCGCCATTCAAGGGTTCGCGGAAACGCTTCTCGCCGGGGCGATGGAAGACCCTCAGCACAGTCGGAAGTTCCTCGAGATCGTTCGCGATCATGCCATTCGGATCGGTCGACTCACCGACGATCTGCTCAAGCTCTCCCATATCGAATCGGGCAAGATGGAGCCCCGGATCGAGTCCTTGGACATGGCGCGGCTGGTCGAGTCCCTCGTCGAGACGAGCCGCCTCAAGGCCCAGCCCAAGGGCATCGAGGTGCACGTGGATCTTCCGGGCGCGATGCCCCCCGTGAATGCCGATTCCGACTGGCTCTCCGAGGTGCTGCAAAACCTCCTCGACAACGCGATCCAGTACACGCCCCCGGGAGGCACGATTCGGGTAACCGCCTCCACCAGTGACGATTCCATCCGGATCTCTATCGCCGACAACGGCATCGGGATTCCACCGGAGAGCCGGCACCGGATCTTCGAGCGGTTCTACCGGGTCGACACCGCGCGGTCCCGAGCCGTCGGCGGGACGGGGCTGGGTCTGTCGATTGCGAAACACCTGATCGAATCGCTGGGGGGCCGCATCGAGCTCGAGAGCGAGCTCGGCGCCGGCTCGACCTTTACCATCGTCCTTCCCAAGCAGCCCCATCTGGTGCCGGCCGCCGGCTGA
- a CDS encoding response regulator transcription factor, whose protein sequence is MKRILVIEDDPDIVELLRYNLEKEDFEVSSAGDGKSGLELLRQGNADLLILDLMLPQLSGLEVCKEIRKDDRLDTLPVIVLTARGEETDRILGLELGADDYVTKPFSVREMVARVKALLRRAEREKDKDETKDVLSIGPLTIDPSSYRVQRGGEAIQLTALEFRLLHYLASRPNRVLTRDHLLDAVWGSERFVTPRSVDVYIRRLREKIEVDPVKPQFLKTLRGAGYSFETGAS, encoded by the coding sequence ATGAAACGGATTCTGGTCATCGAAGACGACCCGGATATCGTCGAGCTCCTTCGCTACAACCTCGAGAAAGAGGATTTCGAGGTTTCCTCCGCCGGTGATGGCAAGTCGGGTCTCGAGCTCCTCCGCCAGGGGAACGCCGACCTGCTCATACTCGACCTCATGTTGCCCCAGCTCTCGGGGCTCGAGGTTTGCAAGGAAATTCGAAAAGACGACAGGCTAGATACCCTTCCCGTGATCGTGCTCACGGCGCGCGGCGAGGAGACCGACCGCATCCTGGGTCTCGAGCTCGGGGCGGATGACTACGTTACGAAGCCTTTTAGCGTGCGGGAAATGGTCGCTCGCGTGAAGGCACTTCTCCGGCGAGCCGAGCGTGAGAAAGACAAAGACGAAACGAAGGACGTGCTTTCGATCGGGCCGCTCACGATCGACCCGAGCTCCTATCGCGTTCAGCGCGGCGGCGAGGCCATCCAGCTCACCGCTCTCGAGTTTCGCCTGCTTCACTATCTCGCGTCGCGGCCCAACCGCGTTTTGACTCGCGACCACCTCCTCGATGCCGTTTGGGGGAGCGAGCGTTTCGTCACGCCCCGAAGCGTCGACGTCTACATTCGCCGTTTGCGGGAGAAGATCGAAGTGGACCCGGTCAAGCCCCAGTTTCTGAAAACCTTGCGCGGTGCGGGTTATTCTTTCGAAACCGGTGCGTCGTAA